The proteins below are encoded in one region of Micromonospora pisi:
- a CDS encoding YciI family protein, whose amino-acid sequence MQLEHHTVALVRRPAQPPELPAAAVDRLWEAHRAHQAGLVEQGHVIAAGPLVGADRTDEGELCVFATAPEVAVRLYDNDPAVSAGLLSVEVATWAVPVGNVRFEGVPLPSSLLDPGPA is encoded by the coding sequence ATGCAGCTCGAACACCACACCGTGGCCCTGGTACGCCGTCCGGCGCAGCCGCCGGAGCTGCCGGCGGCCGCCGTGGACCGGTTGTGGGAGGCCCACCGGGCGCATCAGGCGGGTCTGGTCGAGCAGGGGCACGTGATCGCGGCGGGGCCACTGGTCGGCGCGGACCGTACGGACGAAGGCGAACTCTGCGTGTTCGCGACCGCACCAGAGGTAGCCGTCCGGCTCTACGACAACGATCCGGCGGTGAGCGCCGGTCTCCTCTCGGTCGAGGTGGCGACCTGGGCGGTACCGGTAGGCAATGTCCGTTTCGAGGGCGTGCCGCTGCCGTCGTCGCTGCTCGATCCCGGCCCGGCCTGA
- a CDS encoding FecCD family ABC transporter permease, whose translation MSAPTAPTTSGGDPTATGTSKPVQRGAVRLRGTDPALLPGRLLLRAGRIRLLVRRRSILVAVILLVLLAGAMVLSLSLGTPYVAPVDVLHSLRNLGAPDGTGTPYDLVVNRLRLPRVVLAVAVGAAFGIAGTLIQSVARNPLASPDVIGITQGAGLVATVALTTGASAAILAPSALAGGLLAAAAVFVLGARHGLAAQRFVLAGVAVAIALRAVTEVVMLSADPIDGQRAQIWLVGTLAGKGWTEARWIALTLVVLLPALLWAGWALHSSALDDDTARGLGLRPTARRVGLAGVGVMVAAMVTAQVGAVDFVALVAPQVARRLVRAERPPLLCAALVGALLVVLADLVGRRLFAPTQLPAGVLTAAIGGPYLLFLLVRGRRRNL comes from the coding sequence GTGAGCGCCCCCACCGCCCCGACGACCTCCGGCGGCGACCCCACCGCCACCGGCACCTCGAAGCCGGTCCAACGGGGTGCCGTCCGGCTCCGGGGGACCGACCCCGCCCTGCTGCCCGGCCGCCTCCTGCTGCGCGCCGGCCGGATCCGCCTGCTCGTACGGCGGCGTTCGATCCTGGTCGCGGTGATACTCCTGGTCCTGCTCGCCGGGGCGATGGTGCTGAGCCTCTCGCTCGGTACGCCCTACGTCGCCCCGGTCGACGTGCTGCACTCGCTGCGCAACCTGGGCGCCCCGGACGGCACCGGTACGCCGTACGACCTGGTGGTGAACAGGCTCAGGCTGCCCCGGGTGGTGCTCGCGGTGGCCGTCGGAGCGGCCTTCGGCATCGCCGGCACCCTGATCCAGAGCGTCGCCCGTAACCCGCTCGCCAGTCCCGACGTCATCGGCATCACCCAGGGCGCCGGTCTGGTCGCCACCGTCGCGCTGACCACCGGTGCCTCGGCCGCGATCCTCGCTCCGTCCGCGCTCGCCGGTGGGCTGCTCGCGGCGGCGGCGGTCTTCGTCCTCGGCGCCCGGCACGGGCTGGCCGCACAACGCTTCGTCCTGGCCGGCGTCGCGGTCGCCATCGCGCTGCGCGCGGTGACCGAGGTGGTCATGCTCTCGGCGGACCCGATCGACGGGCAGCGGGCGCAGATCTGGCTGGTCGGCACCCTCGCCGGAAAGGGCTGGACCGAGGCGAGGTGGATCGCGCTCACGCTGGTGGTGCTGCTGCCGGCGCTGCTCTGGGCCGGCTGGGCCCTGCACAGCAGCGCGCTGGACGACGACACCGCCAGAGGGCTCGGGCTGCGCCCCACCGCCCGGCGGGTCGGCCTGGCCGGCGTCGGGGTCATGGTCGCCGCGATGGTTACCGCGCAGGTCGGGGCGGTGGACTTCGTCGCCCTGGTCGCCCCGCAGGTGGCCCGGCGGCTGGTCCGCGCCGAGCGCCCCCCGCTGCTGTGCGCCGCCCTCGTCGGGGCCCTGCTGGTGGTCCTCGCCGACCTGGTCGGCCGGCGGCTGTTCGCCCCGACGCAACTGCCCGCGGGCGTACTCACCGCCGCCATCGGCGGGCCGTACCTGCTCTTCCTGCTCGTCCGTGGCCGCCGGAGGAACCTCTGA
- a CDS encoding FecCD family ABC transporter permease translates to MHEVVTPPGAAVAPSRRSGLSRLTVVVGALVLLGLLLLASLALGSKPLAPAQVWHALVAPDGGEASTIVHDLRVPRTLLGLVVGAALAVAGVLLQALTRNPLAEPRILGVSAGASLGVVTAIAAFGVTTLTGYVWFGILGAMLAGVLVFGIASRTREGASPVTLALIGAALDASFGAVTIGLLTVDSYTFEEYRFWVVGGLTGRGAAVPAQVAPFILVGLLLAAMVARGLDALALGDDVARGLGNRVGLIRIGGGAAAVLLTGAGVAAAGPIAFVGLAVPHLARALVGADQRWTLAVSVLLGPALLLGADIVGRLITPGEVPAGIITALLGAPLLAFLVRRARVVTA, encoded by the coding sequence GTGCACGAGGTCGTCACACCACCGGGGGCGGCGGTAGCCCCGTCCCGCCGGTCCGGGCTGTCCCGGCTCACGGTCGTCGTCGGCGCGCTGGTCCTGCTCGGCCTGCTGCTCCTCGCCAGCCTGGCGCTCGGCAGCAAGCCCCTCGCGCCAGCGCAGGTATGGCACGCGCTGGTCGCCCCGGACGGCGGCGAGGCCAGCACCATCGTGCACGACCTGCGGGTGCCGCGTACGCTCCTCGGGCTGGTCGTCGGCGCGGCGCTGGCCGTCGCGGGCGTCCTGCTCCAGGCCCTCACCCGCAACCCGCTCGCCGAACCCCGCATCCTCGGCGTCAGCGCCGGTGCCTCGCTCGGCGTCGTCACCGCCATCGCCGCCTTCGGCGTCACCACCCTGACCGGGTACGTCTGGTTCGGCATCCTCGGCGCCATGCTCGCCGGGGTGCTCGTGTTCGGCATCGCCAGCCGCACCCGCGAAGGTGCCAGCCCGGTCACCCTCGCCCTCATCGGCGCCGCCCTGGACGCCAGCTTCGGAGCGGTCACGATCGGCCTGCTCACCGTCGACTCGTACACCTTCGAGGAGTACCGGTTCTGGGTGGTCGGCGGGCTGACCGGCCGGGGCGCGGCGGTCCCCGCCCAGGTCGCCCCGTTCATCCTCGTCGGCCTGCTGCTCGCCGCGATGGTCGCCCGGGGCCTCGACGCGCTGGCCCTCGGCGACGACGTCGCCCGGGGGCTGGGCAACCGGGTCGGGCTGATCCGGATCGGCGGGGGAGCGGCGGCCGTACTGCTCACCGGTGCCGGTGTCGCCGCGGCCGGTCCGATCGCCTTTGTCGGGCTCGCCGTCCCGCACCTGGCCCGCGCCCTGGTCGGCGCCGACCAGCGCTGGACACTCGCGGTCTCCGTACTGCTCGGGCCCGCGCTGCTGCTCGGCGCGGACATCGTCGGCCGGCTGATCACACCCGGCGAGGTACCCGCCGGCATCATCACCGCGTTGCTCGGCGCGCCCCTGCTCGCCTTCCTGGTCCGTCGCGCCCGGGTGGTGACCGCGTGA
- a CDS encoding DUF6289 family protein translates to MIRRVLLAATIAVAAFVIVPGSPAQARACKANHDCYTEFYSDSSHTVLVGSLSESCTGERDMWGRRTGYLVFSESPC, encoded by the coding sequence ATGATCCGTCGCGTACTCCTCGCCGCCACCATCGCCGTCGCCGCGTTTGTGATCGTGCCGGGCTCGCCCGCGCAGGCACGCGCCTGCAAGGCGAACCACGACTGCTACACCGAGTTCTACTCCGACTCGAGCCACACGGTCCTGGTCGGCTCCCTCTCCGAAAGCTGCACCGGAGAGCGCGACATGTGGGGACGCCGCACCGGCTACCTGGTCTTCTCCGAATCGCCCTGCTGA